In a single window of the Salmo trutta chromosome 21, fSalTru1.1, whole genome shotgun sequence genome:
- the adipoqb gene encoding adiponectin yields MKLLWSLLLLGLLLAGSFSVAQEEDGEEAEEPVKEAAIEDEEAAADNEEAAVEVAQPEGPGTEAGLTDDRQPCAMWMGGVPGTPGHSGHLGRDGRDGHDGPRGEKGDTGEPGEKGEPGEKGDNGAPGPRGFPGNPGLKGAQGESALLYHSSFSMGLTDPVPATNVPIRFNKFFHNEQHHYDDVSGKFHCLLPGVYFFTYHLTVYTKDARVSLFKNDKPVMFTYDQYHEGNVDQASGALILRLQSGDEVWLQIYGDEDFGGVYADNTNDSTFSGFLLYPDMGEMEERRRRSVGVNRH; encoded by the exons ATGAAGCTACTGtggagcctgctgctgctgggcCTGTTGCTGGCTGGGAGCTTTAGCGTGGCTCAGGAGGAAGATGGAGAAGAGGCAGAGGAACCAGTCAAGGAGGCAGCTATAGAAGATGAAGAGGCAGCTGCAGACAATGAAGAGGCAGCGGTGGAGGTGGCACAGCCTGAGGGTCCTGGGACAGAAGCCGGCCTGACTGACGACCGGCAGCCTTGTGCCATGTGGATGGGAGGAGTGCCAGGCACTCCAGGGCACAGTGGGCACCTAGGGAGAGACGGGAGAGACGGGCACGATGGCCCTCGTGGTGAGAAAGGAGATACAG GTGAACCAGGTGAGAAGGGAGAGCCCGGCGAAAAGGGCGACAACGGCGCTCCGGGACCTCGCGGTTTCCCAGGCAACCCCGGTCTGAAGGGGGCACAGGGCGAGAGCGCCCTGTTGTATCACTCCTCCTTCAGCATGGGCCTGACAGATCCCGTCCCCGCCACCAACGTGCCCATCCGTTTCAACAAATTCTTCCACAACGAGCAGCACCACTACGACGACGTGAGCGGAAAGTTCCATTGCCTCCTCCCCGGGGTCTACTTCTTCACATACCACCTCACAGTCTACACCAAAGATGCTCGGGTGAGCCTGTTCAAGAACGACAAGCCCGTCATGTTCACCTACGACCAGTACCACGAGGGCAACGTGGACCAGGCCTCGGGGGCCCTCATACTGAGGCTGCAGTCTGGGGACGAGGTTTGGCTGCAGATCTACGGAGATGAGGATTTTGGGGGGGTGTATGCTGACAACACCAACGACTCCACCTTCTCCGGGTTTCTTTTGTACCCCGAcatgggagagatggaggaaaggagACGTCGCTCTGTTGGAGTTAATAGACACTGA